In a genomic window of Salegentibacter salegens:
- a CDS encoding SusC/RagA family TonB-linked outer membrane protein, translating to MKTQIQPEKASVLKERHRLFGWQEKKFCILFFCLIIFGFGYASPESVTLVQQQVVTGTVTDINNMTLPGVTIREKGTNNGTQTDFDGNYSLEVSSTDAVLQFSYVGMETIERSIGENLVVDIVMEQDAAALDEVVLVGYGTQQKSDLTGSIGTVSGEDLTRGPVSNPLQGLQGRVAGVKVALNSGSPSSSPRVLIRGIGTVNSSSDPLYVVDGVVMESIQFLNPNDIENMEVLKDASSTAIYGARGANGVVLISTKRGARSEGTTIGYEAFVSVGVLPKKLDLLNSSEFMEVLERGFDNHSQYSDSSIPTFTADDPNLFDENGNPLYDTDWQEEATRTAVSHNHQLSFRSRGENSSFGAFLNYADMQGIMLNSFQERISGKIAYDADPKEWLSVGVNLLVNTTTENEIEEGGGGNVPRRTIIEMPAIFPVRFPDGTWSNTGMISDPYGLETMANPVHVLETQERERDRTKIFGNLFTEFHILPNLDLRTQIGFDRNVFNEQNYSPTDLANISSPNGFASLGNSRSLYWQQENYLTYNNDFGDHSINAVAGLSWQQRTSKNLALF from the coding sequence ATGAAAACACAAATTCAGCCAGAGAAGGCCTCTGTTTTAAAGGAAAGGCACCGTTTATTCGGTTGGCAAGAGAAGAAGTTTTGTATTCTCTTCTTTTGCTTAATTATTTTTGGATTCGGTTATGCGTCTCCTGAATCAGTTACTTTAGTACAGCAACAAGTCGTAACAGGAACAGTTACAGATATAAACAACATGACTCTTCCGGGGGTGACCATCAGGGAAAAAGGAACTAATAATGGTACACAAACAGATTTTGATGGTAATTATTCTCTGGAGGTGAGTTCTACAGATGCTGTGCTTCAATTTTCTTATGTGGGGATGGAGACAATTGAAAGAAGTATTGGAGAAAATCTTGTTGTAGATATAGTAATGGAACAGGATGCTGCGGCACTGGATGAAGTAGTACTTGTGGGTTATGGTACGCAGCAAAAATCAGATTTAACAGGTTCCATAGGTACTGTTAGTGGTGAAGATTTAACAAGAGGCCCGGTTTCAAATCCTTTACAGGGGTTGCAAGGTAGAGTAGCTGGTGTAAAAGTTGCTCTAAATTCTGGATCTCCGTCTTCCAGTCCTCGTGTACTTATAAGAGGAATTGGAACGGTTAACTCTTCTTCTGATCCACTTTATGTGGTGGATGGTGTAGTAATGGAAAGTATTCAGTTTTTAAACCCTAATGATATAGAGAACATGGAAGTGTTGAAGGATGCGTCTTCTACTGCTATTTATGGGGCTAGAGGGGCGAATGGAGTGGTGTTGATTAGTACAAAAAGAGGTGCTAGATCTGAAGGAACTACCATTGGATATGAGGCTTTTGTTAGTGTTGGAGTTTTACCCAAAAAACTCGATCTATTAAACTCTAGTGAGTTTATGGAGGTTCTGGAACGTGGTTTTGATAATCATTCACAATACTCCGACTCTTCTATTCCGACTTTTACTGCAGATGATCCAAATCTTTTTGACGAAAATGGAAATCCTCTGTACGATACAGATTGGCAGGAAGAGGCTACACGAACAGCTGTGTCGCACAATCATCAACTCTCTTTTAGATCCAGAGGTGAAAATTCATCATTTGGAGCATTTCTTAACTATGCAGATATGCAGGGAATTATGCTTAACAGTTTTCAGGAACGGATCAGTGGAAAGATAGCGTATGATGCGGATCCTAAAGAATGGCTTTCTGTAGGTGTTAATTTGCTGGTAAACACCACGACTGAAAATGAGATTGAAGAAGGCGGTGGTGGTAATGTGCCAAGGAGGACTATTATCGAGATGCCGGCAATTTTTCCGGTAAGGTTTCCGGATGGAACATGGAGCAATACCGGTATGATTAGCGATCCGTATGGTTTAGAGACAATGGCTAATCCTGTCCATGTGTTAGAAACGCAAGAGCGTGAGAGAGATAGAACGAAAATTTTCGGAAACTTGTTTACTGAATTTCACATCCTTCCGAATTTGGATTTGAGAACACAAATAGGTTTTGATAGGAATGTTTTTAATGAGCAAAACTATAGTCCTACAGATCTTGCCAATATTTCTTCTCCTAATGGCTTTGCTTCACTGGGTAATAGTAGAAGTCTCTATTGGCAGCAGGAAAATTATTTAACTTATAACAATGACTTTGGTGATCATAGTATCAATGCTGTGGCCGGGTTAAGTTGGCAGCAAAGGACATCAAAAAACTTAGCTTTGTTCTAA
- a CDS encoding IS1595 family transposase, with product MIPSDFRDFFVNSPATVQQEIVASLLSLSLQESEVKDSNEAKAVTCPHCSEKRVRANGKLKGVQRYVCNGCKKNFSETTGKFWYNIKKKEKLNRYLYCLLSGYSIRKSAEETEISIQTSFDWRHKLLTSFSSVSVEEFQGIVESDDLFFAYSEKGGRHLGRKPKMRGEKASKAGISDEKVAVVATCDRSGNKDFKVATRGRISKEDLNRILKGKLDKADVLCSDSHRSYGAFAKANTIAHKKFNTSKGQRTVDKVYHVQNVNNMDMRLRKFMDSFNGVATKYLQNYLNWFLVLEKIKNSTSKMATVTAIAFASNSAWYEYKQQLFNMLIRT from the coding sequence ATGATACCTTCAGATTTCAGGGATTTTTTCGTTAATAGTCCAGCGACTGTTCAACAAGAGATAGTGGCTTCGTTGCTATCATTGTCTTTGCAAGAAAGTGAAGTAAAGGACAGCAACGAGGCAAAAGCAGTTACCTGTCCTCATTGCTCAGAAAAGCGTGTTCGTGCCAATGGCAAGCTCAAAGGCGTTCAACGCTATGTTTGCAATGGCTGTAAGAAGAATTTCAGTGAGACCACAGGTAAGTTTTGGTATAATATAAAAAAGAAAGAGAAGTTAAATCGGTATTTATACTGTTTGTTGTCGGGCTACAGTATCAGGAAAAGTGCAGAAGAGACGGAGATATCAATTCAAACGTCCTTTGATTGGAGACATAAATTGCTCACGTCATTTTCCAGTGTTTCGGTAGAAGAGTTTCAGGGCATAGTCGAAAGCGATGACCTGTTCTTTGCCTACTCAGAAAAAGGAGGACGTCATTTAGGTAGAAAACCGAAAATGCGAGGAGAAAAAGCAAGCAAAGCAGGCATAAGTGATGAAAAAGTAGCTGTAGTGGCAACTTGTGATAGATCTGGAAACAAAGACTTTAAAGTGGCCACAAGAGGTCGTATCAGTAAAGAGGATCTGAATAGAATACTTAAAGGGAAACTTGATAAAGCTGACGTACTCTGCAGCGACAGCCATAGAAGTTATGGTGCTTTTGCAAAAGCCAACACAATTGCCCATAAAAAGTTCAACACCTCAAAGGGACAGCGAACCGTAGATAAGGTGTACCATGTCCAGAATGTAAACAATATGGATATGAGATTGAGAAAGTTCATGGATTCTTTCAATGGGGTAGCTACAAAATACTTACAGAATTACTTGAATTGGTTCTTGGTACTTGAAAAAATCAAGAACTCAACCAGTAAAATGGCAACAGTTACAGCCATTGCCTTTGCTTCAAATAGCGCATGGTACGAGTACAAACAACAACTATTCAATATGCTAATTAGAACTTAG
- a CDS encoding SusC/RagA family TonB-linked outer membrane protein yields MSATGFSDDTFSYNRIQAASEPGAPESGYDEWSMNSYFFRGSYNYLQKYLVTFTGRMDGSSRFGANNKYGFFPSVGVGYVLSEESFWEDMESTVNLLKFRASYGITGNTEIPTYQSLGTLSSGTTLINGSRASMSYVNRLPNPDLEWEKTKQFDIGLDLELFNRGLIVNLDYYYKLTEDLLLDRPIPAHTGFGSVRDNIGSVSNEGIEVLLRAFPVRTDDFSWESNLNFSYNKNTIESLGVNDEDIFPGPNWVSGSQTILRVGESLSSFWGYDRLGTWNTDEAEEAALVGAVPGVAKRSEEKRIIGNGIPDWNGSFINNFYFKNFDLTVDLNFVAGVDILQQMFHSSEDRTGLSSGLASQLNEAWTPDNQNTMVQQIRNAPYSGQNSEIDTRWLADGSFLRGNLIALGYTLDPHLVSDMGIESLRVYANVQNAFVIHSDEFRGYDPEASSWGGNQWGQNIFFHQYPRPRTFTLGFNVHF; encoded by the coding sequence GTGAGTGCTACAGGATTTTCTGATGATACGTTTAGTTATAATAGGATACAAGCAGCCAGCGAACCCGGAGCACCTGAATCCGGTTATGATGAATGGAGTATGAACTCATATTTCTTTAGGGGAAGTTATAATTATCTTCAAAAATATTTAGTCACGTTCACAGGTAGAATGGACGGTTCTTCAAGGTTTGGAGCAAATAATAAGTATGGTTTTTTCCCATCAGTTGGTGTAGGGTATGTGTTATCTGAAGAGTCTTTTTGGGAAGATATGGAAAGTACTGTTAATTTATTAAAATTTAGAGCTAGTTATGGAATTACCGGAAACACCGAAATTCCAACATACCAATCCTTGGGAACCCTTTCTTCAGGAACTACCTTAATCAACGGCTCACGGGCGTCTATGAGTTATGTTAATAGGTTACCTAATCCAGATTTGGAATGGGAAAAAACAAAACAATTTGATATAGGACTTGATTTGGAATTGTTTAACCGGGGATTAATAGTAAATCTGGATTATTATTACAAACTAACAGAGGATTTGCTCTTGGATCGTCCAATTCCAGCACATACTGGTTTCGGTTCGGTTAGAGATAATATTGGTTCTGTATCAAATGAAGGTATTGAAGTTTTATTGCGAGCTTTTCCTGTTAGGACAGACGACTTTAGTTGGGAAAGTAATTTAAATTTTAGTTATAATAAAAATACGATAGAGAGCTTAGGAGTGAACGATGAAGATATTTTTCCTGGCCCTAATTGGGTTTCAGGAAGCCAGACAATCTTACGTGTGGGAGAATCACTTAGTTCTTTCTGGGGTTATGACCGACTTGGGACCTGGAACACAGATGAGGCAGAGGAAGCTGCTCTAGTAGGAGCTGTGCCTGGTGTGGCTAAGCGTAGCGAGGAGAAAAGAATAATTGGTAATGGAATTCCAGACTGGAATGGTTCTTTTATTAATAATTTTTATTTTAAAAATTTTGATTTAACAGTGGATCTGAACTTTGTTGCGGGCGTTGATATTTTGCAACAAATGTTTCACTCATCAGAGGATAGAACTGGATTATCAAGTGGGTTGGCCAGTCAACTTAATGAAGCATGGACGCCGGACAATCAGAATACAATGGTGCAGCAAATCAGAAATGCACCGTATTCGGGGCAGAATAGTGAAATTGACACCCGTTGGCTTGCTGATGGTTCGTTTCTTCGTGGGAATTTAATTGCTTTAGGATACACTTTGGATCCGCATCTAGTTTCAGATATGGGAATCGAATCACTTCGTGTATATGCCAATGTGCAAAATGCTTTTGTGATTCATTCTGATGAATTTCGTGGCTATGATCCGGAAGCTTCTTCCTGGGGAGGGAATCAGTGGGGACAGAATATATTCTTTCACCAATATCCACGTCCTAGAACTTTTACATTAGGATTTAACGTGCATTTTTAA
- a CDS encoding RagB/SusD family nutrient uptake outer membrane protein — MKNYNIFYLLIIVLFTTGCEDFLEETPVDEIALDQYFTEPEHARDAVNALYRTGAMQLYPGDIYAGTRIMFGPYVSGFVDNDYKGQEVHVGYAQELTYDETNLSLYFNGMWSDMYLGISRANTAIKYIPEVEGLSEGERSQYLAEAHYFRALNYFYLVRFFGGVPLITKPYESLGDLELERSSPGAIYELIIEDLNFAVNGLSSSTIPNNNGRITKGVAQTVLADAYLTRSGEAGDGDYYSEAAEAARNVINSGVYNLTQHSFNSNNELAENGSAYNKIKNSKLPENEFIYYYEYQIGIANSPYPAYSYPVSLSPEVSYAIVNNAYRPTTDLLNSYKEGLDLRIQEKQYFHSSDILPNGEEVEFQTAPHMWKDEEALYETALGDNATPIYTYSNVLLIAAEAIAKSEGVTAEAVDYLAQVRGRAYWQEDPEAIRGSLLNLSEEEFVDEVLKERVRELVFEFTIWFDIIRTGKFPRSANGEINFVDVVGATNNFGGTITETDLLFPIPELEMQRNPALTQNPGY, encoded by the coding sequence ATGAAAAACTATAATATATTTTACTTGTTGATAATCGTCCTTTTTACAACGGGATGTGAAGACTTTTTAGAAGAAACTCCGGTAGACGAAATTGCTTTAGATCAGTACTTTACCGAGCCAGAACACGCTCGAGATGCAGTTAATGCTTTGTATAGGACTGGGGCCATGCAATTATATCCTGGAGACATTTATGCGGGAACAAGGATCATGTTTGGTCCTTATGTTTCGGGGTTTGTTGATAACGACTATAAAGGGCAGGAGGTTCATGTTGGATATGCTCAGGAATTGACTTATGATGAAACCAATCTTTCATTATATTTTAATGGTATGTGGTCTGATATGTATTTGGGTATTTCAAGGGCAAATACGGCTATTAAATATATTCCTGAAGTGGAAGGACTTTCCGAAGGGGAGCGTTCGCAATATCTTGCAGAGGCACATTATTTTCGCGCCTTGAATTATTTTTACCTGGTGAGATTTTTCGGAGGTGTCCCTTTGATTACAAAGCCTTACGAGAGTTTGGGAGACCTGGAATTGGAAAGGAGTAGTCCTGGAGCAATATATGAACTTATAATAGAAGATCTCAATTTTGCCGTTAATGGCTTATCTAGTAGCACTATACCAAATAATAATGGAAGGATAACAAAAGGTGTTGCTCAAACCGTTTTGGCTGATGCATATTTAACCAGAAGCGGAGAAGCGGGAGACGGAGATTATTATTCAGAGGCTGCGGAAGCTGCCAGAAATGTTATAAATTCTGGAGTGTATAACCTTACTCAACATAGCTTTAATTCCAATAACGAATTAGCCGAAAATGGTTCAGCTTACAACAAAATAAAGAACAGTAAACTTCCAGAAAATGAATTCATTTATTATTATGAATACCAAATTGGAATAGCTAATAGTCCTTATCCGGCTTATAGTTACCCCGTTTCGCTTTCTCCAGAGGTGTCTTATGCCATTGTAAATAATGCTTACAGGCCAACTACTGATTTGTTGAATTCTTATAAGGAGGGGCTAGATTTGAGGATTCAAGAGAAGCAATATTTTCATTCATCGGATATTCTTCCTAACGGGGAAGAAGTAGAATTTCAGACTGCTCCACATATGTGGAAGGATGAGGAGGCTCTTTATGAGACAGCGCTTGGCGATAATGCCACACCTATCTATACCTATTCTAATGTTTTGTTAATCGCTGCTGAAGCTATCGCGAAATCGGAAGGAGTTACAGCGGAAGCTGTAGATTATCTTGCTCAAGTAAGGGGAAGAGCTTATTGGCAAGAAGATCCGGAAGCTATAAGAGGCTCACTTTTGAATCTGTCAGAGGAGGAATTCGTAGACGAAGTATTAAAGGAACGAGTTAGAGAGTTGGTTTTCGAATTTACTATTTGGTTTGATATAATTAGAACAGGAAAATTCCCAAGATCTGCAAATGGCGAAATTAATTTTGTGGATGTGGTGGGAGCAACAAATAATTTTGGAGGAACAATTACGGAAACCGACTTATTGTTTCCTATTCCTGAACTTGAAATGCAGCGAAATCCTGCTTTAACGCAAAATCCTGGATATTAA
- a CDS encoding Gfo/Idh/MocA family protein has translation MEEKKENHSISRRKFISRTATVAAGISIVPRHVLGGVGYKAPSDKLNIAGIGVGGMGRANLREMAGENIVALCDVDWKYAQRAFNDYPDAKKYKDYRKMLEEMGDDIDAVVIATPDHTHAVTAAESMKMGKHVYLQKPLTHSIYESRYLTELAKETGVATQMGNQGHSGEGTRLFAEWIRNGEIGDPIEAHCWTNRPIWPQGLERPENEPAIPSSLDWDLFIGPAEYRPYHPAYTPWNWRAWWDFGTGALGDMGCHIMDPVYFALDLDHPTAFQGSSSQVNTESAPIAEKVIYYFPEQSKLNKIKRPELKLTWYDGGLLPERPKGIKPGKVLGDNDGGAMVVGTKGTIICGTYGRDPYIIGREDNPPQTKKIIPRVETSHEMDWVRACKENKNNRVEASSHFGYSGPFNEVVVMGNLAVRLQDLNKKLNWDGKNMKITNIGESEEINVVTTDKFTVVDGDPKFNTQYATINAREAAEQYIKHNYRDGWKLS, from the coding sequence ATGGAAGAGAAAAAAGAAAATCATAGTATTTCAAGAAGAAAGTTTATAAGCCGTACAGCGACAGTAGCTGCCGGTATTTCTATCGTTCCCAGGCATGTACTTGGGGGGGTTGGGTACAAGGCTCCAAGTGATAAATTAAATATTGCCGGGATAGGTGTAGGTGGTATGGGAAGAGCTAACCTAAGGGAAATGGCTGGAGAAAATATTGTGGCCCTTTGCGATGTAGATTGGAAATATGCCCAAAGAGCTTTTAATGATTATCCCGATGCTAAAAAGTATAAGGACTACCGTAAGATGTTAGAAGAAATGGGCGATGACATTGATGCCGTGGTAATTGCAACTCCAGATCATACCCACGCGGTAACAGCTGCTGAGAGTATGAAGATGGGCAAGCATGTGTATCTTCAGAAACCCCTTACCCACTCTATTTATGAATCCCGTTACCTAACCGAACTCGCAAAAGAAACAGGTGTGGCAACCCAAATGGGCAACCAGGGACATTCTGGAGAAGGCACCAGACTTTTTGCTGAATGGATTCGAAATGGAGAAATTGGCGACCCTATAGAAGCACATTGTTGGACTAACCGTCCCATTTGGCCACAAGGATTGGAAAGACCAGAAAACGAACCTGCTATTCCTTCTAGCCTCGATTGGGACCTCTTTATTGGACCTGCTGAATACAGGCCATATCATCCGGCATATACTCCCTGGAACTGGAGAGCATGGTGGGATTTTGGAACTGGTGCACTAGGTGATATGGGATGTCATATTATGGATCCTGTATATTTTGCTCTTGATTTAGATCATCCTACAGCCTTTCAAGGTAGTTCTTCCCAGGTAAATACAGAAAGTGCTCCAATAGCAGAGAAAGTAATTTATTACTTTCCAGAACAATCTAAGCTAAATAAAATAAAAAGACCAGAACTAAAATTAACCTGGTATGACGGCGGATTATTGCCAGAAAGACCTAAAGGTATTAAACCCGGAAAAGTCCTTGGGGATAATGATGGAGGAGCTATGGTAGTTGGTACTAAAGGAACCATTATTTGTGGAACATATGGCCGTGATCCTTATATCATTGGAAGAGAGGACAATCCACCTCAGACTAAAAAAATAATACCACGTGTTGAAACAAGCCATGAGATGGACTGGGTAAGAGCCTGTAAAGAAAATAAAAACAACCGGGTTGAGGCTAGCTCTCACTTCGGGTATTCCGGACCATTTAATGAGGTTGTAGTAATGGGAAATTTAGCCGTTCGTTTACAGGATCTGAATAAAAAATTAAACTGGGATGGAAAGAATATGAAAATCACCAACATCGGAGAAAGTGAAGAGATTAATGTAGTCACTACCGACAAGTTCACTGTTGTAGACGGAGATCCGAAATTTAATACTCAATATGCTACCATCAATGCCAGGGAAGCGGCTGAACAATATATTAAACATAATTACCGGGACGGCTGGAAATTATCTTAA
- a CDS encoding 3-keto-disaccharide hydrolase, whose translation MTYLPKIEKKTIALPLLLLGIVFTSCKDQKEKADNDQKNNGIEANSEEVATKAGLNELSAKEKEEGWKLLFDGESTEGWRGYGKDSFPKGWVIEDGALKVQGSGAGEAGGGGDIIYKDEFKDFELSLEWKVSEGGNSGIFYLAEEIDDEPIYSSAPEFQILDNERHPDAKLGKNGNRQSASLYDLIPAEPQNAKPVGEWNKATIIVYRGTVVHSQNGENVVEYHLWTDKWKEMVANSKFKDWENFLNTGGDDKKGYIGLQDHGDDVWFRNIKIKKL comes from the coding sequence ATGACATATCTACCTAAAATTGAAAAGAAAACCATTGCATTACCCCTCTTGCTTCTAGGTATTGTTTTCACAAGCTGTAAAGATCAAAAAGAAAAAGCTGATAACGACCAGAAGAATAATGGGATAGAAGCTAATTCGGAAGAAGTAGCAACTAAAGCAGGTTTGAATGAACTTTCAGCAAAAGAAAAAGAAGAAGGCTGGAAATTACTCTTTGACGGAGAAAGTACAGAAGGCTGGCGAGGTTACGGCAAAGATTCCTTTCCAAAGGGCTGGGTTATTGAAGACGGTGCTCTGAAAGTCCAGGGAAGTGGAGCTGGGGAAGCCGGTGGCGGCGGAGACATCATTTATAAAGATGAATTTAAGGATTTTGAACTTTCTCTTGAGTGGAAGGTTTCTGAAGGTGGAAATAGCGGGATCTTTTACCTGGCCGAGGAAATTGATGATGAACCTATATATAGTTCAGCGCCGGAATTTCAGATACTAGATAATGAAAGACATCCAGATGCAAAATTAGGGAAAAATGGAAATCGCCAGTCAGCCTCTTTATACGATCTAATCCCTGCAGAACCCCAAAACGCCAAACCAGTTGGAGAATGGAATAAAGCCACAATTATTGTATATCGCGGTACAGTAGTTCATTCTCAAAATGGAGAAAATGTGGTAGAATACCATCTGTGGACCGATAAATGGAAAGAAATGGTAGCTAATAGTAAGTTTAAAGACTGGGAAAACTTCCTGAATACAGGAGGAGATGATAAAAAAGGTTATATCGGTCTTCAGGATCATGGTGATGACGTCTGGTTTAGAAATATAAAGATTAAAAAACTTTAA
- a CDS encoding LacI family DNA-binding transcriptional regulator, translating to MKKKRPSIKDIAAELKTSVTTVSFVLNGKAKEMKISEEMTQKVLDYANKINYQPNQLAQGLRTGRSNIIVFMVEDISNYFFARIARIIEDIAYKKGYKVIFCSNENNDERSRDLLRLFKERQIDGYIIIPSPGIEKDIQNLMKEKIPVVLFDRYFPGLESHYVVIDNKDAAYNATLHLIKNKFKNIAFITIDTGQNQMLERLEGYKKAIHQYDLTENILAIPYRPDTVSYVKAIIRDYIMHHDMDAIFFATNYLTQSGLEAIKENFPHFLTELGLITFDDHEIFKIYSPSISAISQPRFEIAENLMRIMISLIENSNTPQNFNKVILKSTLFSRESTKF from the coding sequence ATGAAAAAAAAGCGACCTTCGATTAAGGATATTGCAGCTGAATTAAAAACCTCGGTTACTACTGTTTCTTTTGTTTTAAACGGAAAAGCTAAAGAGATGAAAATTTCTGAAGAGATGACTCAAAAGGTGCTTGATTATGCTAATAAGATCAATTATCAGCCAAATCAACTGGCCCAAGGTCTTAGGACCGGTAGGTCTAATATCATCGTATTTATGGTAGAAGATATCTCGAATTATTTCTTTGCTAGAATAGCTAGAATAATCGAAGATATCGCCTATAAAAAAGGCTATAAAGTAATTTTTTGTAGCAATGAAAACAATGATGAAAGGTCTCGTGATCTTTTGAGATTATTTAAAGAACGACAGATAGATGGCTACATTATTATTCCGAGTCCCGGTATTGAAAAGGACATTCAAAATTTGATGAAGGAAAAAATTCCAGTGGTTTTATTTGATAGGTATTTTCCAGGTTTGGAGTCGCACTATGTCGTAATTGATAATAAGGATGCGGCATACAATGCGACCCTTCATCTTATTAAAAATAAATTTAAAAACATTGCTTTTATAACTATTGATACGGGGCAAAATCAAATGCTGGAAAGATTAGAAGGGTACAAAAAAGCTATTCACCAATATGATTTAACAGAAAATATTTTGGCTATTCCTTACAGACCTGATACCGTAAGTTACGTTAAAGCTATTATACGGGATTATATCATGCACCATGATATGGATGCAATATTTTTTGCAACTAATTACCTTACCCAAAGTGGGCTGGAAGCAATTAAAGAAAATTTCCCTCACTTCTTGACTGAATTGGGCCTTATTACTTTTGATGATCATGAAATTTTCAAAATATATAGTCCATCCATATCTGCCATTTCACAGCCACGATTTGAAATAGCAGAAAATCTTATGAGAATTATGATAAGCCTTATCGAGAATTCAAATACACCTCAAAATTTCAATAAAGTTATTTTGAAATCAACTCTTTTTTCAAGAGAATCTACAAAATTCTAG
- a CDS encoding ROK family protein, whose protein sequence is MKIFKDKRIVLTLDAGGTNFVFSALRGGEPITPLITFPSQSNDLEKCLKTFITGFEKVKELLLPQKAVAISFAFPGPAEYKKGVILNPPNFPSFKEGVALGPMLEDYFSLPTFINNDGDLFTYGEAIGGFLKEINQGFQDYEINKDFKNLIGVTLGTGFGGGIVINNQICIGDNSAGGEVWLMRNLLESEFIAEESVSVRGIQYYYKELSGEKGNLSPKDIFEIAIGDKEGHRDAAINTYNKVAQVAAEALANIITLIDGAVVIGGGISGSAKLLLPQILRHLNGDIKNRQGVKFKRIVSQAFSFEEKDSKKEFYLSATKKIKVPFSSREVEVLQKKGIPIGISRLGTNNAIMLGAYAIALDQIEKFTPQYKRKVI, encoded by the coding sequence ATGAAAATATTCAAAGACAAAAGGATAGTTTTAACTTTAGATGCGGGAGGGACGAATTTTGTTTTTTCGGCTTTAAGGGGGGGGGAACCTATCACGCCTTTAATAACATTTCCTTCACAATCTAATGATTTAGAAAAATGTCTAAAAACCTTCATAACTGGTTTCGAAAAGGTAAAAGAACTTTTGCTTCCACAGAAAGCAGTGGCAATTAGTTTTGCATTTCCAGGTCCGGCTGAGTATAAAAAAGGGGTAATATTAAATCCACCTAACTTTCCTTCCTTCAAAGAGGGTGTGGCTTTAGGACCTATGCTTGAAGATTATTTTAGCCTACCTACCTTTATCAATAACGACGGTGATCTTTTTACGTATGGAGAAGCTATTGGGGGGTTCTTAAAGGAAATCAATCAAGGATTTCAGGATTATGAAATAAATAAAGATTTTAAAAACCTGATCGGGGTTACACTAGGTACCGGGTTTGGCGGTGGCATCGTTATCAATAATCAAATTTGTATTGGTGATAATTCGGCAGGTGGTGAAGTTTGGTTAATGAGAAATCTTTTGGAATCAGAATTTATAGCAGAGGAAAGTGTCAGTGTTCGTGGTATTCAGTATTACTATAAAGAACTCTCAGGAGAAAAAGGAAATCTAAGTCCTAAAGATATTTTCGAAATTGCAATTGGAGATAAAGAAGGTCACAGGGATGCGGCTATCAATACCTATAATAAAGTAGCGCAAGTAGCTGCAGAAGCATTGGCAAATATCATTACCCTAATTGATGGTGCGGTGGTGATTGGAGGTGGAATTTCAGGTTCGGCTAAATTATTGCTTCCGCAGATTTTGAGACACTTAAATGGGGATATTAAAAACCGGCAAGGGGTAAAATTTAAACGTATAGTGTCTCAAGCATTTTCATTCGAAGAAAAAGACAGTAAAAAGGAATTTTATCTTTCGGCCACAAAGAAAATAAAAGTACCATTCTCTTCAAGGGAAGTTGAGGTTCTTCAGAAGAAAGGAATACCAATAGGAATTTCCCGATTGGGTACTAATAATGCTATTATGCTTGGTGCCTATGCGATTGCTTTAGACCAAATAGAAAAATTCACTCCCCAATACAAGAGGAAGGTGATATAA